The genomic segment CGTGAGCCTCAGGACACAGATGGTAGAGAAGGCAGAACGAACCGTCGGGGTCACGATGGAGGGAGACAACGTCTCAAGAGTCACTGGAGTCCGTCTCAACGACGACAGTCAGAATGAAGAGGAAACAGCCCCAGAAGCCGACTGAGACCGACACCGACGGCGAAGGAGACGCCGAGACGTCACAAGACGCGATAGACGAGCCCGTAGACGTCCTCGTGAACCTCGCCGAGGAGGGTGAGATAGATCCGTGGGACATCGACATACCCCGTGTCACCGACAAGTTCCTCGAAAGGATCGACTCCAGCGACCTCATACGAACCGGGAAGGCTCTCCTCTATGCGAGTGTCTTACTCCGTATGAAGAGCGACTACGTCGTCGACGCCGAGGACGAAGACGAGGACGAGGAGAGTCACGACGACGGCGACGAAGAGCCCGCTCTCTTCCACGTAGACTCCTCACACGACGAGAGCGGCTCAGTACCGGGGAACGGGAACGACCCTGTCGACAGCCTCGAAGCCGAGATGGAGAGACGTCTCGAACGGAAGACTACGAGGAGGAACGCACATCCCGAGACACTCGACGAGCTAGTACGTGAGCTGAGGGAGAGGGAGAGGAAACGCGTCTGGAAACAGAGACGTGAGTACGACACTACGTCGCCGTCGTCATCCGCGGCGTACTCGGCTCCCGTGTCATCCGGCGCGCGACCGCGTGAGCCCGGGACGACTCAGGACGCAGTCGAGACAGCACACGAGGACGACATAGAGGATGAGATAGAGAGAGTCTCCGAACGCCTCGCTACCGAGTTCGAGAGACGTGACGAGGTTCTCTTCCGTGAACTCATCGCGGGCGTAAGCTCGAAGTCGAAAGCCATCAACACGTACCTCAGCCTCCTATTCCTCTCCTCACGTGGCGAGGTCAGTCTCGAACAGGACGAGTTCTACGGAGACCTCTGGGTGAAAGACATCGACTGATTTTCACTGGGTTCTGCTGACAGTCTCCTCGAAGGGCTGTACGACGACGAAGCCCGAGCTTCCCTCGAAAGCCATCTGGTAGGTCTCACCCGACGACTGTCCGACAGCGTCGCTCAGGCTCCTGTCTGTGTCTATGCTCGGGGACAGGTTATCGCTCCATGCTACGGTAGCGTCGGGGTCGGTGTTCACCGGCGGCGTCAGAACCAGAGGCTCGCCGTGTGTAGTTATGGCTACGGTTCCCGGTCCCGAGAGGTAGACGTTCGTGAGACCCGCCGCCGACGCGCCGCCGACGCTTCCGATTGTACCTATCTCGTACTCGACTGAGTCCTCGAACGCGAGAACGTCGTTTCCGTTTACTGAGATTGCCTCGTCGGAGTCGAGAGAGAGCGTCTGTATCTTCTTCCCCTGGTCTGCGACGTAGACATGACCCTGTCCCTCGACCTTCATCACCGGCGTTCCCTCGCTCGTGGCTGCCTCCTTCAGGAAACCCGTTATTCCTCCCTCGGCAGACGACTTGCCCGTGAACGACAGGTCTCCCTCGTATGCGACCATAGCTCCGGCTTTCGTCATCACACTCCCGTCGACTTCTATGTCGAGAACCTTCTTGTTCTCAAGCTCGAACTCATCCTCGGTCTCAGTTGTCGAGTTCGACTCGACGAAGCTCTCTAGCTCCATACTTCCCAGTAGGACTCATCGTATAACCAACTTCTGTTAGATCTACCACCACTCGTCAGATGTGGTAATCGATAGGTTTATTATAAACCCGGCTCTAAGTATGGATGTACCAAGTGGCACAGGGCTACTTGATCCCCCAATTCCCCCTAATCCTTTCCGTATTCGCAGTATCATAAACCGTCTCTTATCTCTGAGAGGCGGATCTCTCCCAGGAACGCGAAG from the Candidatus Afararchaeum irisae genome contains:
- a CDS encoding AIM24 family protein, producing MELESFVESNSTTETEDEFELENKKVLDIEVDGSVMTKAGAMVAYEGDLSFTGKSSAEGGITGFLKEAATSEGTPVMKVEGQGHVYVADQGKKIQTLSLDSDEAISVNGNDVLAFEDSVEYEIGTIGSVGGASAAGLTNVYLSGPGTVAITTHGEPLVLTPPVNTDPDATVAWSDNLSPSIDTDRSLSDAVGQSSGETYQMAFEGSSGFVVVQPFEETVSRTQ
- a CDS encoding ScpA family protein codes for the protein MKRKQPQKPTETDTDGEGDAETSQDAIDEPVDVLVNLAEEGEIDPWDIDIPRVTDKFLERIDSSDLIRTGKALLYASVLLRMKSDYVVDAEDEDEDEESHDDGDEEPALFHVDSSHDESGSVPGNGNDPVDSLEAEMERRLERKTTRRNAHPETLDELVRELRERERKRVWKQRREYDTTSPSSSAAYSAPVSSGARPREPGTTQDAVETAHEDDIEDEIERVSERLATEFERRDEVLFRELIAGVSSKSKAINTYLSLLFLSSRGEVSLEQDEFYGDLWVKDID